A window of Nicotiana sylvestris chromosome 8, ASM39365v2, whole genome shotgun sequence genomic DNA:
CTCGCATAGAGGAGCTGCTTCACTTCGTCAACTCTCCACCAATTTTGCACAGTTCAATAATTTGCAGACCCCACTAAGGTCGAGGAAGCCACTGACTAGAAAGGTATGTGGAGTTCTTCTGTTTTCTCCATGAGCTTATACTTTATTTTTTAGTTCTAAAGGTTAACCTTATTGATAAACTACAGGATGCCCAACTCATTAACGAGTGGAGGTTTATGAAGTTAAAGGAATTCAGGGACAGCAATATTGCAGCTGAAAATGAAGCTTTTGATCGCTACATGCAAAATGTTGGTCTATTAGAGGAGGTTTTTGCAGTGAATTCTGCAGAGGATGAGAAGAATGAGGATGGTTCAACAGGAGATGATAATGAGGCAACGGTAAACCGGTTGAAGTTACAGCTTAGATCGGATCCAACTAGAATAGAGAATACGAGGAAGAGGATGCAATATATTGTTGATCAGGGATTGAGGAAGCTTAGGAAGTTGGAGTCAGGTGACAATGCTACTGACCTTAGTGATCTAGATGCACTTGGCAAAAAGAAAAAGACGAAGAGCGCTGACGCTGAGTGGGGTGTGTCATTCACTGATCTTATCGATAAGTTGAATAAAGCTCGAAATGAGGAAGACCTGAAAGCTTGTTGGGAGATGAAGTTCCAACTGTttaatcaaaataaaaaagaaaagcaagCAGGGTCTGATAATGCAGAAGCATCGATTGAGC
This region includes:
- the LOC104234898 gene encoding uncharacterized protein, producing MAAAASSPALSNHSADSAPSPASATAAPTVTPAVVSSHPTINASKNLRGLNKPKCIKCGNVARSRCPFQSCKSCCAKAQNPCHIHVLKGGSTLPDKLPSSGSPVVDQQSTEASHSGSSHRGAASLRQLSTNFAQFNNLQTPLRSRKPLTRKDAQLINEWRFMKLKEFRDSNIAAENEAFDRYMQNVGLLEEVFAVNSAEDEKNEDGSTGDDNEATVNRLKLQLRSDPTRIENTRKRMQYIVDQGLRKLRKLESGDNATDLSDLDALGKKKKTKSADAEWGVSFTDLIDKLNKARNEEDLKACWEMKFQLFNQNKKEKQAGSDNAEASIELSSKASVMPTMPSGNSPPKWFSTSTIDDEELLRLNAQFDSLEDIEEL